The Haladaptatus cibarius D43 genome window below encodes:
- a CDS encoding ABC transporter permease — MSTQSENASATSSVKERWEPRIERFKRGWSRYTQHKMGVLGILILVMYILWALFPSVFAPHSLEWRAFIGNDQYAYLTLQQKQQLPHPPAFGDPFFAPLGTTKSGEGVLTLLVYSAKNALYIGFAAGILSSLVGVPLGLISGFYGDTWVDETIQRIVDVMYGMPFLPFLIVLVAIRGISTTNIILGIAITSWLNNCILIRGETLSLKERAYVESARVAGASDTRIVFRHILPNVVPLAFVFLAQDAAAAILAQASLAYLGLADFKANSWGMMIETVKAKNHIYDAPWWLIPPGLAITSIAAAFYFIGFSVEDVANPQE, encoded by the coding sequence ATGTCAACACAATCTGAAAACGCGTCAGCGACCAGTTCGGTCAAGGAACGATGGGAACCGCGTATCGAGCGCTTCAAACGGGGTTGGAGCCGATACACCCAGCACAAGATGGGCGTTCTCGGAATACTCATCTTGGTGATGTACATCCTGTGGGCGCTTTTCCCGTCAGTGTTCGCGCCACACAGTTTGGAGTGGCGGGCGTTCATCGGAAACGACCAGTATGCGTACCTAACGCTCCAGCAGAAACAGCAACTGCCCCACCCGCCAGCGTTCGGCGATCCGTTCTTCGCACCGCTCGGAACGACCAAATCCGGGGAAGGTGTCCTGACGCTGCTCGTCTACTCGGCAAAGAACGCACTCTACATCGGATTCGCCGCCGGAATCCTGTCGAGTTTGGTGGGCGTTCCACTGGGCCTCATCAGCGGTTTCTACGGTGACACATGGGTTGACGAGACAATCCAGCGAATCGTCGACGTGATGTACGGGATGCCGTTCCTCCCGTTCCTCATCGTCCTTGTCGCGATTCGGGGAATTTCGACGACGAACATTATCCTCGGCATCGCGATTACGTCGTGGCTCAACAACTGCATCCTGATACGCGGGGAGACACTCTCGCTCAAGGAACGAGCGTACGTTGAGTCCGCACGAGTCGCCGGTGCCAGCGACACGCGAATCGTGTTCCGGCATATCCTGCCGAACGTCGTTCCGCTCGCGTTCGTCTTTCTGGCACAGGACGCCGCGGCGGCAATTCTTGCACAGGCATCGCTCGCGTACCTCGGTCTGGCCGACTTCAAGGCCAACTCGTGGGGAATGATGATCGAGACCGTAAAAGCGAAGAATCACATCTACGACGCGCCGTGGTGGCTGATTCCGCCGGGACTGGCAATCACGTCCATCGCCGCGGCGTTCTACTTCATCGGATTCTCGGTGGAGGACGTTGCAAACCCACAGGAGTAA
- a CDS encoding nucleoside phosphorylase has protein sequence MDDSEDPNADVQYHIEVGEGDVADAVLLPGNPERVDKITQFWDSAEEVAYHREYRTATGTYDDAPISVTSTGIGSPSTAIAVEELARIGADTFIRVGSCGAIQEEMDVGDLVITTGGVRQEGTSDEYVREDYPAVADYEVVAALVAAAERLGYDYHTGITMSADSFYAGQGRPGFEGFSAEGGDELVEHLKNANVKNIEMEASAILTIANIYGLRAGAVCSVYANRETGEFRTEGESRAAETASLAVKLLAKMDEQKAEAGVDRWHPGLSLD, from the coding sequence ATGGATGACAGCGAAGACCCGAATGCGGACGTACAGTACCACATCGAAGTCGGCGAGGGGGACGTTGCCGACGCGGTTCTCCTGCCCGGAAATCCCGAGCGCGTCGATAAGATAACGCAGTTCTGGGATTCAGCGGAGGAAGTCGCCTACCACCGCGAGTACCGAACCGCAACGGGAACCTACGATGACGCGCCAATCAGCGTCACATCGACGGGAATCGGCAGTCCGTCCACCGCAATCGCGGTGGAGGAACTGGCCCGAATCGGTGCGGACACGTTCATCCGCGTCGGGTCGTGCGGCGCGATTCAAGAGGAGATGGACGTCGGCGACCTCGTCATCACGACCGGCGGGGTTCGACAGGAAGGCACTAGCGACGAATACGTCCGCGAAGATTACCCGGCGGTTGCGGATTACGAAGTCGTCGCGGCGCTCGTCGCCGCCGCGGAGCGACTCGGCTACGACTACCACACGGGAATCACGATGAGTGCGGACAGTTTCTACGCTGGGCAGGGCCGCCCCGGATTCGAGGGCTTCAGCGCGGAGGGCGGCGACGAGTTAGTGGAGCACTTGAAAAACGCGAACGTGAAGAACATCGAGATGGAAGCGAGCGCAATTCTGACGATTGCGAACATCTACGGCCTTCGCGCGGGTGCGGTCTGTTCGGTCTACGCCAACCGCGAAACCGGCGAATTCCGAACCGAGGGCGAATCCCGCGCCGCGGAAACGGCCAGCCTCGCCGTGAAGTTGCTTGCCAAAATGGACGAACAGAAGGCGGAGGCCGGCGTTGACCGCTGGCATCCGGGACTGTCGTTGGACTAA
- a CDS encoding ABC transporter ATP-binding protein, whose amino-acid sequence MSLLEVNDLRVRYDAGDKQVHAVDGVTFNVSHGETYGLVGESGCGKTTLAKSLIHLLDSNGYVESGEIWFDGTLPEWEDENGNARQEIINDDRYPVRADGKTDLAKLDNQQIRDVRWRDIALIPQSAMNALNPVYKVGDQITEAILRHEPGTPVEEADERARDLIERVGIEPDRADDYAHQFSGGMKQRAVIAMAMACNPDLLIADEPTTALDVIIQDRILEELEALQDEFNVAILVVSHDISVMAEICDKLAVMYGGKMMESGPMGEVLNNAANPYTLGLKNSFPTVEEAQQELISIPGSPPTLLDPNDGCRFAPRCPFVVDECHSAHPPGYDVEQAEGGRRTEAVSPDMHRSACYRIDELETMRTEAQKEETWHQNTTQTH is encoded by the coding sequence ATGTCACTGTTAGAAGTAAACGACCTTCGTGTTCGCTACGACGCCGGAGACAAGCAAGTTCACGCAGTCGATGGTGTCACGTTCAACGTTAGTCACGGCGAAACCTACGGACTCGTCGGTGAATCGGGGTGCGGAAAAACGACGTTAGCAAAATCACTCATCCACCTGCTCGACTCGAACGGATACGTCGAGAGTGGTGAAATCTGGTTCGACGGAACCCTTCCCGAATGGGAGGACGAAAATGGAAACGCGCGACAAGAGATAATCAACGACGACCGATACCCGGTTAGAGCGGACGGAAAAACCGACCTCGCAAAACTGGACAACCAACAGATTCGAGACGTCCGGTGGCGGGACATCGCGCTCATTCCACAGAGTGCGATGAACGCGCTCAACCCGGTGTACAAAGTCGGTGACCAGATCACGGAAGCAATACTGCGTCACGAACCGGGCACTCCCGTAGAGGAAGCGGACGAACGCGCACGCGACCTCATCGAACGCGTGGGTATCGAACCCGACCGCGCAGACGATTATGCCCACCAGTTCAGTGGGGGGATGAAACAGCGCGCCGTTATTGCGATGGCGATGGCGTGCAACCCGGATTTGCTCATCGCGGACGAACCGACGACGGCACTCGACGTTATCATTCAAGACCGTATCCTTGAGGAACTCGAAGCGCTACAAGACGAGTTCAACGTCGCAATCCTCGTCGTGAGCCACGACATCAGCGTCATGGCCGAAATCTGTGACAAACTCGCCGTGATGTACGGCGGGAAGATGATGGAAAGCGGTCCAATGGGTGAGGTGCTCAACAACGCCGCAAACCCGTACACGCTCGGGTTGAAGAACTCGTTCCCGACGGTCGAAGAAGCACAACAGGAACTCATCTCGATACCGGGGTCGCCACCGACGCTGCTCGACCCGAACGATGGCTGTCGGTTCGCACCGCGATGTCCGTTCGTCGTGGACGAATGTCATTCGGCACATCCACCGGGATACGACGTTGAACAGGCGGAAGGAGGACGGCGAACGGAAGCGGTTTCTCCCGATATGCACCGGTCGGCTTGCTATCGAATTGACGAACTCGAAACGATGCGCACTGAAGCGCAAAAGGAGGAAACATGGCATCAGAACACAACGCAGACCCACTAG
- a CDS encoding DUF2298 domain-containing protein, which yields MEFVLIALWLTVYYALALAGLPVASALFSRFPDRGATFALPISLTILTIITYWLGQFAFNTAVVVATVLVLVCLSGLLTRRTLKIDLRGYAEAMMVFTVAFGFLVLVRAIDPAIVATGGEKFLDFGLLKSLMRAPELPPEDMWFAGEPIRYYYGGHLIAAILTKLTGTAPKFSYNLALAGFYGMLVTTAYGLARAVADRHKTSSRLAGVLAGFFVGFAGNIFTPLRLLANVSPNALVEVITTPLEMEPANFPLDPMEFWYWEASRVMVDTINEFPLFAYINGDLHAHMMGQPFLLFITALCYATYRSHAEIRWRQLLVFGVLPPAVAFLGTISFWSFPTALGIVWLSLTFAEEHPATLLPGGMRLTESQSALADELGRIAVSLAIAAVVGVLAFIWAGPFVVNILLGSASTRSIALFPDRSSFVELLVVHGAFLLPFALYLGSHVRWDEQNATGVGILGGVLFLLGWQSGFAVLVLVAPLLVAGWLLLRLDADLGFETVLLVAGAGLVILVEFVYVQDNAIAGRFNTVFKVYMQVWVFWAVAVGVALARLVTDSVPGYAAKTRFDSAETSSTPSAPISRRAGMAVFVCLLLLSTSVYGAFALGEHVGSEKAVHRADDPSLDGMAFIWTTHPDEAGAIEWLDEREGRPHIVSAQGQPYQWGSPGSSLTGLPTVLGWYQERIYRGEAVYAERQRDVELIFRSNTAWSTRADKLDKHDVKYIYYGPRERQQYGRTAFGTYPGIEQVHRSGSVSIYEVNKTVIENETSSSD from the coding sequence ATGGAGTTCGTGCTTATCGCTCTCTGGCTAACCGTCTACTACGCGCTCGCGCTTGCTGGTCTTCCAGTCGCGTCCGCACTTTTTTCCCGATTTCCCGACCGCGGAGCGACGTTTGCACTGCCGATTTCGCTGACGATACTGACCATCATCACCTACTGGCTCGGCCAGTTCGCATTCAACACGGCAGTTGTCGTCGCTACAGTTCTCGTTCTCGTTTGCCTCTCCGGGCTTCTCACGAGGCGCACCCTCAAAATCGACCTCCGCGGCTACGCCGAAGCGATGATGGTTTTCACGGTTGCATTCGGATTTCTCGTTCTGGTTCGGGCAATCGACCCGGCAATCGTGGCGACCGGTGGCGAGAAGTTCCTCGATTTCGGACTGCTGAAATCGCTCATGCGCGCCCCCGAACTTCCACCCGAGGACATGTGGTTCGCGGGCGAACCGATTCGCTACTACTACGGCGGCCACCTCATCGCCGCCATTTTGACCAAGCTAACGGGAACCGCACCGAAGTTCAGCTACAACCTCGCACTCGCGGGATTCTACGGGATGCTCGTCACCACGGCCTACGGATTGGCTCGGGCAGTGGCCGACCGCCACAAAACTTCGTCCCGTCTCGCTGGCGTCCTCGCCGGATTTTTTGTCGGATTCGCTGGCAATATCTTCACTCCGCTTCGGTTGCTCGCAAACGTGTCTCCGAACGCGCTGGTCGAAGTCATCACGACTCCGTTGGAGATGGAACCTGCGAACTTCCCGCTCGACCCGATGGAGTTCTGGTACTGGGAAGCCAGCCGCGTCATGGTCGATACGATAAACGAGTTTCCCCTTTTCGCGTACATCAACGGCGACCTCCACGCCCACATGATGGGACAGCCGTTTTTGCTGTTCATCACCGCGCTCTGTTACGCGACATATCGCTCTCACGCAGAGATTCGATGGCGTCAACTGCTCGTCTTCGGCGTGCTCCCACCGGCCGTGGCGTTTCTCGGCACGATTAGCTTCTGGAGTTTCCCGACCGCGTTGGGTATCGTCTGGCTTTCGCTCACCTTCGCCGAGGAACACCCGGCAACGCTCCTTCCCGGCGGAATGCGACTGACAGAATCCCAATCAGCACTCGCCGACGAACTCGGCAGAATCGCCGTTTCGCTGGCGATTGCTGCCGTCGTCGGCGTGCTGGCGTTCATCTGGGCCGGGCCGTTCGTGGTGAACATCCTGCTCGGGTCGGCAAGCACCCGGAGCATCGCTCTTTTCCCAGACAGGAGTAGCTTCGTGGAACTGCTCGTCGTTCACGGTGCGTTCCTCCTCCCATTCGCACTCTATCTCGGGAGCCACGTTCGATGGGACGAGCAAAACGCAACAGGTGTCGGTATCCTCGGCGGAGTGCTGTTCCTGCTTGGCTGGCAAAGCGGCTTTGCGGTGTTGGTGCTAGTCGCCCCGCTTCTCGTCGCTGGCTGGCTCCTCCTCCGCCTCGATGCCGACCTCGGTTTCGAGACGGTGCTATTGGTCGCAGGTGCCGGTCTCGTCATCCTCGTTGAGTTCGTGTACGTGCAGGACAACGCGATTGCGGGTCGGTTTAACACCGTTTTCAAGGTCTACATGCAAGTGTGGGTGTTCTGGGCCGTCGCAGTCGGCGTTGCGCTCGCGAGACTCGTGACGGATTCAGTTCCCGGCTACGCCGCGAAAACGAGGTTCGATTCGGCGGAAACATCATCTACACCATCTGCGCCCATTTCGCGCCGCGCCGGAATGGCTGTTTTCGTCTGCCTCCTCCTCCTCTCGACGTCCGTGTACGGTGCGTTCGCCCTCGGCGAGCACGTCGGGTCGGAGAAAGCGGTTCATCGTGCGGACGACCCATCGCTCGACGGAATGGCATTTATTTGGACGACGCATCCGGACGAAGCCGGGGCAATCGAGTGGCTAGACGAAAGAGAGGGGCGGCCGCACATCGTCTCTGCACAAGGACAGCCCTACCAGTGGGGAAGTCCGGGGTCGTCGCTCACCGGTCTGCCGACCGTTCTCGGCTGGTATCAGGAGCGAATCTATCGCGGCGAAGCGGTCTACGCGGAGCGACAACGCGACGTGGAACTAATTTTCAGGTCGAACACTGCGTGGTCTACGCGCGCCGACAAACTCGACAAACACGACGTGAAATACATCTACTACGGCCCGCGCGAGCGCCAGCAGTACGGCAGAACGGCGTTCGGAACCTACCCCGGAATCGAGCAAGTTCATCGCTCCGGTTCGGTGTCGATTTACGAGGTGAATAAGACGGTTATCGAAAACGAAACGAGCAGTTCGGATTAG
- a CDS encoding ABC transporter permease, with amino-acid sequence MSRISTRYLAKRLVVSYLTLLVIMTILFVLVRSMPGSFITNMITPEMQPSQVERLREIWGLNEPLWKQYTNFMINYQTGEFGRSPMHKEPVWDVVIRRLPRTLILFGAGFVVAYTVGPLVGMYLGWWRGTSKDKIIYTSGLTMYSMPAFWIAWLFIWLFDFELGLLKSTYMVDQFGIADWTPWLAMTNILHHIALPLFSIAFVGWVGAMLVMRPSMNNVTGEDYVFLARAKGLSERTVMMKHAARNALIPVATQAIVGLAFLIDGSVLIESVFSWPGIGKLLVGAVLEQDYPVTQAAFFILAVLIIVMRLLTDIAYTYLDPRIKFGGES; translated from the coding sequence ATGAGTAGGATTAGCACACGCTATCTCGCAAAGCGTCTCGTCGTCTCCTACCTGACTCTGCTCGTGATAATGACGATTCTGTTCGTTCTGGTTCGGAGCATGCCGGGGTCGTTTATCACGAACATGATTACACCGGAGATGCAACCGTCACAGGTTGAGCGCCTGCGAGAGATTTGGGGACTCAACGAACCGTTGTGGAAACAGTACACGAACTTCATGATAAACTACCAGACTGGCGAATTCGGGCGCTCCCCGATGCACAAAGAACCCGTCTGGGACGTTGTCATTCGACGACTACCACGCACCCTCATCTTGTTCGGTGCAGGGTTCGTCGTCGCGTACACCGTCGGCCCACTCGTCGGCATGTATCTGGGCTGGTGGCGCGGGACGAGTAAGGACAAAATCATCTACACGTCCGGCCTGACGATGTACTCCATGCCCGCGTTCTGGATTGCATGGCTGTTCATCTGGCTGTTCGACTTCGAGCTTGGCTTACTAAAAAGCACGTACATGGTCGACCAGTTCGGGATAGCGGATTGGACGCCGTGGTTAGCGATGACGAACATCTTACATCACATCGCGTTACCGCTGTTCAGTATCGCGTTCGTGGGGTGGGTCGGGGCCATGCTCGTCATGCGCCCGTCGATGAACAACGTCACCGGCGAGGACTATGTCTTCCTCGCGAGAGCCAAGGGCCTCAGCGAGCGCACCGTGATGATGAAACACGCGGCCCGCAACGCGCTGATTCCAGTTGCAACGCAGGCAATCGTCGGACTGGCGTTCCTCATCGACGGGAGCGTCCTCATCGAGAGCGTGTTCAGTTGGCCCGGCATCGGAAAACTCCTGGTCGGTGCGGTGTTAGAACAGGATTATCCGGTCACACAGGCCGCGTTCTTCATCCTCGCAGTCCTCATCATCGTCATGCGATTGCTGACGGACATCGCGTACACGTATCTCGACCCGCGAATCAAGTTCGGGGGGGAATCATAA
- the cdd gene encoding cytidine deaminase: MDELVEQAREVQEQAHVPYSEYPVGAALRTTDGTVFVGCNIENANYSNSLHAEEVAIAEAIKGGHREFNRLAVSSARRDGVTPCGMCRQTLAEFCDESLEVVCDEGDDEVTAYTLGELLPNTITEEMLE, translated from the coding sequence ATGGACGAACTCGTCGAGCAGGCGCGCGAAGTGCAGGAACAGGCGCACGTCCCGTACTCGGAGTATCCGGTCGGAGCGGCGCTTCGAACCACGGACGGAACCGTTTTCGTCGGCTGTAACATCGAAAATGCGAACTACAGCAACTCGCTCCACGCCGAAGAAGTCGCCATCGCCGAGGCGATAAAAGGGGGTCACCGGGAGTTCAACCGACTGGCCGTGAGTTCGGCGCGACGGGATGGCGTCACTCCCTGCGGGATGTGCCGCCAAACACTCGCGGAGTTCTGCGACGAGTCGCTGGAAGTAGTCTGCGACGAGGGCGACGATGAAGTGACGGCCTACACGCTCGGCGAACTGCTTCCGAACACGATTACCGAGGAAATGCTAGAGTAG
- a CDS encoding type 1 glutamine amidotransferase domain-containing protein, translating to MTSVLFVVSEEGYWGEECIDPLQTLSDAGADIDIATPSGSKAVVDDRSIDPENVGEETAERVREAHENDQRLQNPMPVANADGDMYDAVVFPGGHGTEWDVNQDKHARRLLRDTVEGEDGKALVVCHAIGLLAFTRDSDGEFLVAGRDVTGFPNEWEEEIVDDHDRMPDGRKLPYWVEDEVKVAGGNWDAELDSDTSVRVDGDLLTARGPGSSHAAATTLLEVLDVK from the coding sequence ATGACCTCCGTACTGTTCGTAGTCAGCGAAGAGGGCTATTGGGGCGAAGAGTGTATCGACCCGCTTCAGACGCTTTCGGACGCGGGTGCCGATATAGACATTGCGACGCCGAGCGGCTCGAAAGCGGTCGTAGACGACCGTTCTATCGACCCGGAAAACGTCGGCGAGGAAACCGCCGAGCGCGTTCGCGAGGCACACGAGAACGACCAGCGGCTACAAAATCCGATGCCCGTTGCGAATGCGGACGGCGACATGTACGACGCAGTGGTGTTCCCCGGCGGACATGGAACCGAGTGGGACGTGAATCAGGACAAACACGCACGTCGGTTGCTTCGGGACACTGTCGAGGGTGAGGACGGAAAGGCGCTCGTCGTCTGTCATGCAATCGGACTGCTCGCATTTACGCGAGACAGCGACGGGGAGTTTCTCGTCGCGGGCCGCGATGTAACCGGTTTCCCGAACGAGTGGGAAGAAGAAATCGTGGACGACCACGACCGCATGCCGGATGGTCGAAAGCTTCCCTACTGGGTCGAAGACGAAGTAAAAGTGGCGGGCGGCAACTGGGACGCGGAACTCGATTCGGACACCAGCGTTCGGGTGGACGGCGACTTGCTCACCGCACGTGGGCCGGGGTCGTCGCACGCCGCGGCGACGACGCTTCTCGAAGTACTTGATGTCAAATAG
- a CDS encoding ABC transporter substrate-binding protein codes for MPRRRNRSGTDESRRNFLKASGAGAVALSLAGCSGNNDGEDPQGTDSNGNGTTQGANTVDVNPENIKPGGTLRYGLPEAPDSPSIILQSSVYSAVGLSPVYNYGVSQDPVTFEVKPSVFTDWELQNADSEKPDVYFNARSDGLEWNDGESFKTEDILFSYQFMLDNEPGQYSVYNDYESIEEASNDWDFHIKLSRQVGVWDSKVLGYVPMLPKHIWENVDYQNYNPMDENEEGPVGTGPGKLVQYNPDTSMQVKFRRDYIENTYALNNLDWIKEHSSLLHGGPFLDGVNFKVYGGVAPMTQAFMNGDIDTHYGSLDVSSIPKAKKQDGIGLVKGYDSGFSYYGFNLRRQPLDDVAFRQAMAFMWDEQFWVKSLKGNFVIKGDYAQSPGYKGVRPETVHDGELLTAPETEAFNFRGQDGSKQPNVEAVRKFLTDGQVVSKSGTYAGQDFPGTFSGVEASQSEAKHEYTFDSVQSSILQDADVEVDKEIRVNGQTVPEMMDGNPITLFIDPPSEQPDEAEAIQQWASNLHRVGIPVRTEPIAFNTMSGKVFNQEDFDIYPMGWGGTSAYGTSLHSFFHSQNAGDDTEQFAYNSTGYGVGDSGADDLLSDAYSETDPEARAKKFARAMEKIYLDMPYMLRDYSKYRWPMNTNKFGGYVENIVDPGYANWSTEYGNMYLNENLEG; via the coding sequence ATGCCACGGCGACGCAACCGAAGTGGTACAGATGAAAGCCGACGGAACTTCCTGAAGGCGAGTGGGGCCGGCGCTGTTGCTCTCTCCCTTGCTGGCTGTTCTGGGAACAACGACGGCGAAGACCCACAGGGCACCGATTCGAACGGCAACGGGACGACGCAAGGCGCGAACACCGTTGACGTTAATCCCGAGAACATCAAACCGGGTGGAACGCTCCGTTACGGTCTGCCGGAAGCCCCTGACAGTCCGAGTATCATACTGCAAAGCAGTGTGTACTCCGCGGTTGGACTGAGCCCGGTCTACAACTATGGTGTCTCCCAAGACCCAGTTACGTTCGAGGTCAAGCCCAGCGTTTTCACTGATTGGGAACTCCAGAACGCGGACAGTGAAAAACCGGACGTCTACTTCAACGCCCGCTCCGACGGGTTGGAGTGGAATGACGGCGAGTCGTTCAAAACGGAGGACATCCTGTTCTCCTACCAGTTCATGCTCGACAACGAGCCGGGTCAGTACTCGGTTTACAACGATTACGAGTCAATCGAAGAGGCGAGCAACGACTGGGATTTCCACATCAAACTCTCTCGGCAGGTCGGTGTGTGGGACTCGAAGGTTCTCGGCTACGTTCCGATGCTTCCCAAACACATCTGGGAGAACGTCGATTACCAGAACTACAACCCGATGGACGAAAACGAGGAAGGGCCGGTCGGTACCGGGCCGGGTAAGCTCGTCCAGTACAACCCGGACACCTCGATGCAGGTCAAGTTCCGACGCGATTACATCGAGAACACCTACGCGCTCAACAACCTCGACTGGATCAAAGAACACAGTTCGCTCCTCCATGGCGGTCCGTTCCTCGACGGTGTGAACTTCAAGGTGTACGGCGGTGTCGCACCCATGACGCAGGCGTTCATGAACGGCGACATCGACACCCACTACGGAAGCCTCGACGTTTCGAGCATTCCGAAGGCGAAAAAACAGGATGGAATCGGCCTCGTTAAAGGCTACGACAGCGGTTTCTCCTACTACGGCTTCAACCTCCGACGCCAACCGCTCGACGACGTGGCGTTCCGACAGGCGATGGCGTTCATGTGGGACGAACAGTTCTGGGTCAAATCCCTCAAAGGCAACTTCGTCATCAAGGGCGACTACGCACAGTCCCCCGGTTACAAAGGCGTCCGACCCGAAACCGTCCACGACGGCGAACTGCTGACCGCCCCGGAAACGGAAGCGTTCAATTTCCGTGGACAGGACGGCAGCAAGCAACCCAACGTGGAAGCGGTTCGCAAATTCCTCACCGACGGGCAGGTCGTCAGCAAGTCCGGTACCTACGCAGGACAGGACTTCCCCGGTACGTTCTCCGGCGTCGAAGCCAGCCAGTCGGAAGCGAAGCACGAATACACGTTCGACTCCGTCCAGTCGTCGATTCTCCAAGATGCTGACGTCGAAGTGGACAAGGAGATTCGAGTCAACGGTCAGACCGTCCCGGAGATGATGGACGGTAACCCGATTACTCTCTTCATCGACCCGCCGAGCGAACAGCCGGACGAGGCGGAAGCCATTCAGCAGTGGGCGAGCAACCTCCACCGAGTCGGTATCCCGGTTCGCACCGAACCGATTGCGTTCAACACCATGTCCGGTAAGGTGTTCAATCAGGAAGACTTCGACATCTACCCGATGGGCTGGGGCGGAACCAGTGCATACGGAACGTCGCTCCACTCGTTCTTCCACTCCCAGAACGCGGGCGACGACACGGAACAGTTCGCCTACAACTCCACGGGATACGGTGTCGGCGACAGCGGTGCCGACGACCTCCTCTCGGACGCGTACAGCGAAACCGACCCCGAAGCACGTGCGAAGAAGTTCGCACGAGCGATGGAGAAAATCTACCTCGACATGCCGTACATGCTTCGTGACTACTCGAAGTACCGCTGGCCAATGAACACGAACAAATTCGGTGGCTACGTCGAGAACATCGTTGACCCCGGCTACGCGAACTGGAGCACCGAGTACGGCAACATGTACCTCAACGAAAACCTCGAAGGATAA
- a CDS encoding ABC transporter ATP-binding protein yields the protein MASEHNADPLVEIENVSKLFDLSVGVVDRLLGNEAQPVRAVQNVDLTINRGDIMGIAGESGCGKTTLGKLLVKLYDPTEGTIRFDGRDVTQLSREDQKVFRQRVQMIFQDPFESLNPRMTVFQSVVEPLKINDIGDGYQDRREQVVKVLNDVGLSPAEAYLNEFPKELSGGERQRVAIARALVVNPDFVVCDEPVSMLDVSIRAGVLNLMKELQDEYGLTYLFISHDLSLIRYMCDRTAIMYLGDIIEQGPTGEVVTNSKHPYTEALFDAVPEIEPDAERRRANVTGEVPDPRNPPSGCRFHPRCSKIIPPEDWTGSQDAFRRAFQFKRRAAMGDLGVGEIDADEQRSAVDQLLASGLALELPEEHRNEAENNGKVDVESLDMPRQAENALRSAARDLIEGNEEDAMEQLNREFQTVCEQRHPELQQSGDQIAACHLFESSASNPEAVAPDASD from the coding sequence ATGGCATCAGAACACAACGCAGACCCACTAGTAGAAATCGAGAACGTCTCGAAGTTGTTCGACCTGTCGGTGGGTGTCGTCGACCGACTGCTCGGAAACGAAGCACAGCCGGTTCGGGCAGTTCAGAACGTCGACCTCACCATCAACCGTGGCGACATCATGGGTATCGCTGGCGAATCCGGCTGTGGGAAAACCACGCTCGGCAAACTGCTGGTGAAGCTCTACGACCCGACGGAGGGAACGATTCGCTTCGACGGCAGAGACGTAACCCAACTCTCACGCGAAGACCAGAAGGTGTTCCGCCAGCGCGTCCAGATGATATTCCAAGACCCGTTCGAGAGTCTGAATCCGCGGATGACCGTCTTCCAGTCCGTCGTCGAGCCGTTGAAGATAAACGACATCGGAGACGGCTACCAAGACCGAAGGGAGCAGGTCGTCAAGGTGCTGAACGACGTGGGACTCTCGCCCGCGGAGGCGTACCTGAACGAGTTCCCGAAGGAACTCTCGGGTGGGGAGCGCCAGCGTGTTGCGATTGCGCGTGCGCTGGTCGTCAATCCGGATTTTGTCGTCTGTGACGAGCCAGTGTCGATGCTCGACGTGTCGATCCGAGCGGGCGTGCTGAACCTGATGAAAGAGTTGCAAGACGAGTACGGACTCACCTATCTGTTCATCAGTCACGACCTCTCTCTCATCCGATACATGTGCGACCGAACGGCCATCATGTACCTCGGGGACATCATCGAACAGGGACCGACGGGCGAAGTGGTGACGAACTCGAAACACCCCTACACGGAGGCGCTGTTCGACGCAGTACCGGAAATCGAACCCGACGCGGAACGACGCCGAGCGAACGTCACCGGAGAGGTTCCAGATCCGCGAAACCCGCCAAGTGGCTGTCGGTTCCACCCGCGGTGTTCGAAAATCATTCCACCGGAGGACTGGACTGGTAGTCAGGATGCGTTCCGGCGAGCGTTCCAGTTCAAGCGCCGCGCGGCGATGGGCGACCTCGGCGTCGGAGAAATCGATGCCGACGAACAACGTTCGGCGGTTGACCAACTGCTCGCATCCGGACTCGCGTTGGAACTGCCGGAAGAGCACCGTAACGAAGCCGAGAACAATGGGAAAGTCGATGTAGAGTCACTCGACATGCCTCGGCAAGCCGAGAACGCGCTCCGATCTGCCGCTCGTGACCTCATCGAGGGGAACGAAGAAGACGCCATGGAGCAACTCAATCGGGAGTTCCAGACGGTGTGTGAACAGCGCCACCCGGAACTTCAACAATCCGGCGACCAGATTGCGGCCTGTCATCTGTTCGAATCGTCGGCGTCGAACCCAGAAGCTGTTGCGCCGGACGCCTCCGACTGA